Proteins from a single region of Thermoanaerobaculia bacterium:
- a CDS encoding DinB family protein has product MDEWEDRLVRLAAMPSYLESLRTRFSDDRTRVRPEPDAFSYVEHVWHLADLETEGFGERIRRLLTEDAPVLPDFDGAGVAAERDYRKRDLAEGLAAFAGARGRNVEALRRSTEAERCRSGVQEGVGPLRLGEIPLRMFEHDRSHRAEIEALLPAVGGRR; this is encoded by the coding sequence ATGGACGAGTGGGAGGATCGGCTCGTTCGCCTCGCCGCGATGCCGTCTTATCTGGAAAGCCTGCGAACCCGTTTCTCCGACGACCGCACCCGCGTGCGGCCGGAACCCGATGCGTTCTCCTACGTCGAGCACGTCTGGCATCTCGCCGATCTGGAAACGGAAGGCTTCGGGGAGAGGATCCGGCGGCTGCTCACCGAGGACGCGCCCGTCCTCCCGGATTTCGACGGTGCCGGCGTGGCGGCCGAGCGCGATTACCGAAAACGCGACCTCGCGGAGGGGCTGGCGGCATTCGCCGGGGCCCGGGGTCGCAACGTCGAGGCGCTCCGGCGCTCGACCGAGGCAGAGCGGTGCCGCTCCGGCGTGCAGGAGGGAGTCGGCCCCCTCCGTCTCGGGGAGATTCCGCTTCGCATGTTCGAGCACGACCGTTCGCATCGGGCGGAAATCGAAGCGCTCCTCCCCGCCGTCGGGGGCCGCCGCTGA